In Lathyrus oleraceus cultivar Zhongwan6 chromosome 2, CAAS_Psat_ZW6_1.0, whole genome shotgun sequence, the DNA window CCTTATTTAACTGCATGCTAATACGTGATGAATGCACTCACCACCAGACACTAAACTTGCATCTTACTAAACTTAAAAAAATTAAATCAgcatttctcttgtgaatataaggacatatatatgaatatgaagtcattttaaagaaaaatggaaggagaATGAAGGAAAATGGAATGAGATAGTAAGAAAATATGTGAAAAATTATGGGATGGTGATGCTATCCATTTATAGATGGAGTGGTGGAGCAGTAaccacatgcattggcgcatacaTAGAGTGGACTATGCATGCGTCATTGCATGTGGCACCTACACATGCATGCGCCACTTCTAATGGTGTCATGGCCATGCATGCGCCAGTGCATGTGACGTCAATGAATAATTTTTTTATTCTATACGCCAATGCATTTGGCGCCTATGTTAGATATTTTTAGAAAAGATATTTTCAAATAATGGTTATTTCATAATTTTAATTGAAaattttgattatttaaaaaaaaatctcttctctactcattttctattttttcttcACCCAGACTTAATTGTCCCAACACTAAAGCTGCATTCTATCTTATAGCATTGCTTAATAATGCCATTAAGAGCATTAATGTTTTCTGACCAGTGAGATTTCTTTATACAAAGAAACCATGATTCTCCAAAATTAATGGAAACTGTGTGACACTTACTACTGCCACTATTCCAGCTAGTAGAAAAAGTTTTGCAAGCTGTTTTGGATATGTTTTTCCGCAAAGAATGCTGAAATTAGATTGCCAGGGTGTTGTATTGCCCATAAAACTTTCTTCAATTCTCCATAATAGTAACTTTTGTACTAATACATTACTGTCTCAGACCTACTAGCAGTGTTCTATCATTAATCTTGTGCTCTAACTTTACtctttttcattttatttaaGTCTTATAGTACTAGCTCTTTTATTGAGAGATAGAAAAAAAAATCGAGAATCCTAtaaattcaaaattataattGCTCTATAATCGCATCAGAAGAATGTATACTTGATCGTAACGTATAAATAAATACCATTTTAACACTATATTTTATTTAGTATGCAGCCTCACAAGTCTAAGTTAGAGTGGTACTACTAGCTAACATCCAAAAAGTCAAACAATCACCCAAAAAAAAAGttcacaacaacaacaaaaataaagAGAAAGTGACTAATGACTAACATGTGTGAGCAATGTATGTGCCATGTTACTTTTGAAAATGTGTCTGATCTCAATCCAGATTTTTGGATCCAATTGCCTGGCCCACCATACCAAAATGAAAAAAAACTCCACCAAAGCCCACATACATACATCACCAACAACACACAACATATTATAAACTTTCATCCATTCTAACTTCACTCCAAAGATCTCAAACTTGATTCCTAATTTTTTTCCCAAATCTTGCAACAACAACTATGTGTTACAATACCATGTTATTTACCAACTCATCCAACCTCTTTCTTCCATAAATATATCATAAAGTCAATTTTTTACCATAAATTATCCAAAAACATATTGATATTAAaacatgaaaaataaataaatcaaaaaataaaattaaaaaatctAAGAAAATGGGAAATATTTTCCTTGAGGCTTGATCCCAATGAACCAAAAGTACAACATTAAATAAGAAAAACCCAATAAAAAATCTAAATAAACTAATGGGTctatgaaagaaaaaaaaaccaAAATTAAGAACCTCTCTAACCTAAGAAATTCCatgaagttgttgttgttgaagaaTCATGAGAATTAATTAACCACCGAGTTTAGTTTTGTCTTTCTCCATCTTCTGAAAGAAACCAGTAAGAGCTTTCAAAGCTTTGACTTGATACTGTAAAGCCAGAATATAACCAGCAGTTTCATCAAAAAGCTTGTCCACACCATAAGACTCACCGTTAGGTACAATCCTCTGCAATGCATTAATCTTTCTCTCTATCTCTTCTCTATCATCACTTTCTTCATCTTCGACCTTTTCTTTCTCCTCAACAGCGACTTCCTTTAGCAAAACCAGTTTCTCCTTGCCGACGCCATCCATGCACCGTCTACGGCTTCGCCGTAGAACATGCAGAGACTTTTGAACTTCATGTGTGGTAGTAGCGGTAGTGGTCGCAGTAGCAGTAGTAGTATTCATGTTTTGAGTGAGAAATGCTGTTTCCATTTCCATGGTTTGTTCTTCCATGGATTATGTGTATATAAATAAATGTAATAAGAGTTTTGTATAtgtgagagaaaagagagagATTGAGTAGTAGTAATAATAATTATGAATGAATGAGATATGTTAAAGGAGAGGGAGAAGAGGAAGATGTTAAATTATTGTTGAGGTCTAGAAATGTCAATGCCAACGAAGCTGGACCCACTGATTTTGGACACAAAAGAATACAAAGAAGAAACACCCAAGTTTTTTTGGATTAATTGGACTTATGTGTACTGTGTGATAGTATCATAAATTTATGGGCTATTATGTACTTTCACATGCTCCACAACAAAGAAGAGAGGGTATTGGTATGCACTTTTGATTTTCACCTTTGCTTTGTAGTAAGAAAAATTATTTTGTGATAATTAAAATGCAATTGAAGCACATGCTTAGAAAACTAGTAGCTAGCTAGGTCTTTGTTTTGTTGACAACAGCTATTTTAGATGCTGTCAAAAAGATGTTACTTTATATTAAGTGTTTCACATTGCAATTATAAGTGGTGAGCTTTACAAAATAAATTTTTTCTTGctattttaataaaaaaaagaaatttaaaaattaaaagaTTAATTTTGATATTCTATACACGTATTAAAAAATATAATACTTGTGgtataaaaaaatattataaaaatttTTACAAAATTGTCCTTCATTAATAGTATTGAAAAGATAAATTTACATAATTGAAAGGAGAGAGGAT includes these proteins:
- the LOC127117744 gene encoding transcription factor PAR1 produces the protein MEEQTMEMETAFLTQNMNTTTATATTTATTTHEVQKSLHVLRRSRRRCMDGVGKEKLVLLKEVAVEEKEKVEDEESDDREEIERKINALQRIVPNGESYGVDKLFDETAGYILALQYQVKALKALTGFFQKMEKDKTKLGG